The following proteins come from a genomic window of Anopheles ziemanni chromosome 3, idAnoZiCoDA_A2_x.2, whole genome shotgun sequence:
- the LOC131289010 gene encoding solute carrier family 22 member 3-like has protein sequence MSKSAEAGSRGIELEDLLAETGQFGRFQLWQCTLLLLPVIFTAFSNLCYVFTAGDVHYRCYVPECDTGSEVIPFAPDWLRDAVPYGASSKLPAKCDRYQPLPGNGTDETALACDASRFNRSAVERCSSFVFEDPTERTVVNEFNLTCDDNRWKVTLVGTIHSVGQFVSLAMTGLISDRFGRRWTLLLGVGLGAVLAIVRSFTNSYRSFLMLEFLEAMFGSTSYTTAFILILELVEPRRRVVVKSVILVAYALAESVLGLLAMQFRNWRTLSLVLFVPGVVSIPLLFTTVESVRWLVTKDRQATAVRILQRVARVNGRPPISQDTLDDFCLHQKAKLESEQHSGGKRSFVKLLLQTCQNRHLLLRIANCSFCWFTNAMVYYGLTLNSVTLAGDKYSNFIFITLAEIPPSLAINCILSRFGRRKTQCGSLILSGVFCLLALTALKDITWLNVSLFLMSKMAISLSFSTLYIYTAEIFPTNLRQSFISFCSMVGRFGSMLAPQMPLLQALWAPLPMVLFGSVAVLSGVLVLDFPETTDATLPNTIEEAVELRSPTTKQAPVEPEKGSYSAPG, from the exons ATGTCAAAGTCAGCCGAGGCGGGTTCGCGCGGCATCGAACTTGAAGATCTGCTCGCCGAGACGGGCCAATTCGGTCGGTTCCAGCTGTGGCAGTGTACCCTGCTGTTGCTTCCTGTTATTTTCACCGCCTTCTCGAACCTGTGCTACGTGTTTACCGCCGGAGATGTGCACTATCG CTGCTACGTTCCGGAGTGCGACACGGGTTCGGAAGTGATTCCTTTCGCCCCTGACTGGCTGCGGGATGCGGTACCATACGGTGCCAGTTCTAAGTTGCCGGCAAAATGCGACCGTTATCAGCCCTTACCAGGGAACGGCACGGATGAGACGGCATTGGCTTGCGACGCGAGCCGATTCAACCGGAGTGCCGTCGAGCGATGCTCGTCGTTCGTGTTTGAGGATCCCACCGAGAGGACGGTCGTGAATGAG TTCAACCTGACCTGCGACGATAACCGGTGGAAAGTGACACTGGTCGGCACGATCCACAGCGTGGGCCAGTTTGTGTCCCTCGCAATGACGGGTCTCATATCCGATCGGTTCGGGCGTCGCTGGACTTTGCTGCTGGGCGTTGGTTTGGGAGCGGTTCTCGCAATCGTCCGCTCCTTTACCAACAGCTATCGCTCGTTCCTGATGCTCGAATTTTTGGAGGCGATGTTCGGTTCGACCAGCTACACGACCGCGTTTATCCTCATCCTGGAGCTGGTCGAACCGAGGCGTCGTGTCGTCGTGAAGAGTGTAATTCTAGTCGCATACGCTTTGGCCGAGTCCGTGCTCGGGCTGTTGGCGATGCAGTTTCGCAACTGGCGCACGCTCTCCTTAGTCCTGTTTGTCCCTGGCGTCGTTTCGATACCTCTACTGTTCACCACCGTCGAGAGTGTCCGGTGGTTGGTAACGAAAGATCGACAAGCGACCGCCGTTCGCATCCTGCAGCGAGTGGCTAGGGTAAACGGACGTCCTCCGATTTCCCAGGACACGCTGGACGACTTTTGCCTCCACCAGAAGGCAAAACTGGAAAGCGAACAACACTCCGGTGGCAAGCGGTCGTTCGTGAAGCTGCTCCTACAAACATGCCAAAACCGCCATCTGCTGCTGCGGATCGCGAATTGTTCTTTCTGCTGGTTCACGAACGCCATGGTGTACTACGGGCTGACGCTCAACTCGGTCACGCTGGCCGGTGATAAGTATAGCAACTTTATCTTCATTACCCTTGCCGAGATTCCACCCTCGCTGGCCATCAACTGCATCCTGAGCCGGTTCGGGCGTCGGAAAACGCAATGCGGCTCACTCATTCTGTCCGGTGTGTTTTGTCTCCTGGCCCTCACCGCCCTCAAAG ACATCACCTGGCTTAACGTGAGCCTTTTCCTGATGAGCAAAATGGCCATCTCGCTGTCGTTTTCCACGCTCTACATCTACACCGCCGAAATCTTCCCCACCAACCTGCGCCAGAGCTTCATCTCGTTCTGCTCAATGGTGGGCCGGTTCGGTTCGATGCTCGCCCCCCAGATGCCACTGCTGCAGGCCCTCTGGGCCCCACTGCCGATGGTCCTGTTCGGCTCGGTAGCCGTCCTGTCGGGAGTGCTGGTGCTGGACTTCCCCGAGACGACCGACGCCACCCTgcccaacaccatcgaggaAGCGGTCGAGCTCCGCAGCCCGACGACCAAGCAGGCACCAGTGGAGCCCGAAAAGGGATCCTACTCCGCCCCTGGATGA